From Thermotoga sp. Ku-13t, the proteins below share one genomic window:
- the rsmI gene encoding 16S rRNA (cytidine(1402)-2'-O)-methyltransferase, with protein MLDMTIRAIKALREADVILAEDTRRTLKLLKFYRIENKQLLSYGVHNQTKSIPMILKLLSEGKKVCLVTDSGMPGVADPGGYLVDACWRKGIELDIMPGPSALTSAMALCGFDTSRVMFVGFLPRGKKRRKLLRELKGKKLVLIFFEAAIRMQATLKDILEIFGDCEIFIAREMTKMFQQLYRGKVSEALEHFKDVRGEITVALNLKGREEA; from the coding sequence ATGCTCGACATGACGATAAGGGCCATCAAAGCGCTGCGAGAAGCGGACGTCATCCTCGCCGAGGACACCAGAAGGACCTTGAAGTTGCTCAAGTTCTACAGGATCGAGAACAAACAGCTTTTGTCCTACGGCGTTCACAACCAGACCAAGAGCATACCGATGATACTGAAGCTCCTCAGCGAGGGAAAGAAGGTGTGCCTGGTCACCGATTCGGGGATGCCGGGCGTCGCCGATCCCGGAGGCTATCTGGTCGATGCGTGCTGGAGGAAGGGTATCGAGCTCGACATCATGCCGGGTCCCAGCGCCCTGACGAGTGCGATGGCACTGTGCGGTTTCGACACATCACGCGTCATGTTCGTGGGTTTCCTGCCACGCGGTAAGAAGAGGAGGAAGCTCTTGAGAGAATTGAAAGGCAAGAAACTCGTTCTCATCTTCTTCGAAGCGGCGATCAGGATGCAGGCAACGCTCAAGGACATACTGGAAATCTTTGGAGACTGCGAGATCTTCATCGCCCGGGAGATGACGAAGATGTTTCAGCAACTGTACAGAGGAAAGGTCAGCGAGGCACTGGAGCACTTTAAGGATGTGAGGGGCGAGATCACCGTAGCTCTGAACCTCAAGGGGAGGGAGGAAGCTTGA
- the ruvC gene encoding crossover junction endodeoxyribonuclease RuvC, with amino-acid sequence MKILGLDPGFGTFGYGVIEASKNRLRHVAHGVIITEKDEPIQLRLKNLYYQIKKIVEQHSPDEVAVEQLFFYRNVTTAIAVGEARGVSLLAVVECDVPIFEYTPQMVKKAVTGSGKATKADVQKWVMLLLGLEEKPRPDDAADALAIAICHAHLREFERRFSP; translated from the coding sequence TTGAAAATACTTGGACTCGACCCCGGCTTTGGTACGTTCGGATACGGCGTCATCGAGGCTTCGAAGAACAGGCTGCGGCACGTCGCTCACGGGGTCATCATCACAGAGAAAGATGAACCTATCCAGTTGAGATTGAAAAACCTTTACTATCAGATCAAAAAGATTGTCGAACAGCATTCACCGGATGAAGTGGCTGTGGAACAACTGTTTTTCTACAGAAACGTGACCACAGCGATCGCCGTCGGAGAAGCGCGAGGTGTTTCGCTTCTCGCGGTGGTCGAGTGCGACGTTCCGATCTTTGAATACACACCTCAGATGGTCAAAAAGGCTGTCACCGGCAGTGGGAAGGCAACGAAGGCCGACGTTCAGAAGTGGGTCATGCTGTTGCTGGGACTCGAAGAAAAACCGAGGCCGGACGACGCAGCCGACGCGCTCGCGATAGCGATATGTCACGCACATCTGAGAGAGTTCGAGCGGAGGTTCTCGCCATGA
- a CDS encoding biotin/lipoate A/B protein ligase family protein, whose translation MLLLRTWNFSGRTNMAMDVVLAETVKEPLLRLYTWARPTLSLGRHQKRIELNVDYMRQKGIECVVRPTGGRAVLHQDELTYAFIVPASHELARKNLEEFHRIVSERVFLAVRKLGFDVKMEARKRTMAKSPACFDSPGVYEITLNGKKLVGSAQMRTRDFVLEHGSILLKSHVEEYARCLNLNPDSLKEKFVGLQEVKDVTLEELEKSLIESFCESFGPAESFTLSFELLNRIYEREVQFGCPVN comes from the coding sequence ATGCTGTTGCTGAGAACATGGAACTTTTCTGGAAGGACGAACATGGCGATGGACGTGGTTCTCGCAGAGACAGTCAAAGAACCTTTGCTCAGGCTCTACACCTGGGCGAGGCCGACGCTGTCTCTCGGAAGGCACCAGAAACGGATCGAACTGAACGTGGATTACATGAGACAAAAAGGCATAGAATGCGTCGTCAGACCCACGGGTGGCAGGGCTGTACTGCACCAGGACGAACTCACGTACGCGTTCATCGTGCCAGCCTCGCACGAACTTGCCAGGAAAAATCTGGAGGAGTTCCATCGAATTGTGAGCGAGAGGGTCTTTCTGGCAGTGAGAAAGCTCGGATTCGATGTGAAGATGGAAGCCCGAAAGAGAACGATGGCGAAGAGCCCTGCATGCTTCGATTCGCCAGGCGTGTACGAAATCACACTGAACGGGAAAAAACTCGTTGGCAGCGCTCAGATGAGGACCAGAGACTTCGTGCTCGAACACGGTTCGATACTGCTGAAGAGTCACGTCGAAGAATACGCACGATGCCTGAACCTGAATCCTGACAGTTTGAAAGAAAAGTTCGTCGGCCTTCAGGAAGTGAAAGATGTTACCTTGGAAGAGCTCGAGAAGAGCCTGATCGAATCATTCTGCGAGTCGTTCGGACCAGCCGAAAGTTTCACACTCAGCTTCGAGCTCCTGAATCGAATCTACGAGAGGGAGGTTCAGTTCGGTTGCCCGGTAAATTGA
- a CDS encoding P1 family peptidase, which yields MRPRFREYGLSFGRLEPGEKNLLSDVAGVRVGHVSIVMNEPTIVRTGVTVIVPSEKIFEEPVSAARAVLNGFGKSAGLMQIEELGQIETPIVLTNTLSVGHAFQGVVELAAKKKRFRTLNPIVGECNDGLLNDILYPAVKPSHVVEAYEKTCEVFELGSVGVGTGMVCFGFKGGIGSASRKLKDGHVLGALVLANFGNFEDLTILNRRACEHVKMGVVRKNEGSIVIVLATDVPLDSRQLKRVARHSFLALGMLGSPGYHGSGDVCIAFSTQKGYVSEDRELFDELFRAAVESVYEAVCDALFCAETVEGFQARAEAMPIEWLLDGGRSI from the coding sequence TTGCGTCCACGCTTCAGAGAGTACGGGCTTTCTTTCGGGAGACTCGAACCTGGAGAAAAGAACCTTCTGAGCGATGTGGCTGGAGTGCGTGTAGGGCACGTCAGTATCGTCATGAACGAACCGACCATCGTTCGCACCGGTGTGACCGTGATTGTGCCGAGTGAGAAGATCTTCGAAGAACCTGTCAGTGCGGCGCGCGCCGTTCTGAACGGCTTTGGAAAGTCAGCGGGTTTGATGCAGATAGAAGAGCTCGGACAGATAGAAACACCCATCGTGCTCACGAACACGCTCAGCGTCGGTCATGCGTTTCAGGGTGTGGTCGAGCTTGCTGCGAAGAAGAAGAGGTTCAGAACGCTCAATCCAATCGTCGGGGAGTGCAACGATGGTTTGCTGAACGACATACTCTATCCCGCGGTGAAACCGTCACACGTTGTGGAAGCTTACGAGAAGACCTGCGAAGTTTTCGAACTCGGATCCGTCGGTGTCGGTACGGGCATGGTTTGCTTCGGGTTCAAGGGTGGAATCGGCAGTGCTTCGAGGAAGCTGAAGGATGGACATGTGCTTGGGGCACTGGTTCTTGCAAATTTTGGTAACTTCGAAGATCTCACGATCCTCAACAGGAGAGCGTGTGAGCACGTCAAAATGGGCGTGGTGAGGAAGAACGAAGGTTCGATCGTGATCGTTCTGGCAACGGACGTTCCGCTCGATTCGAGACAGCTGAAAAGGGTTGCGAGGCATTCCTTCCTGGCTCTCGGCATGCTGGGTTCACCGGGTTATCACGGCAGTGGGGACGTGTGCATAGCGTTCTCGACGCAGAAAGGGTATGTGAGTGAAGATAGGGAACTGTTCGACGAACTCTTCAGGGCTGCGGTGGAAAGCGTCTACGAGGCCGTGTGTGACGCTCTGTTCTGTGCGGAAACTGTAGAAGGTTTTCAGGCCAGGGCGGAAGCGATGCCGATCGAATGGCTCTTAGATGGGGGTAGATCCATTTGA
- a CDS encoding PolC-type DNA polymerase III: MKRVFVESPKTDLKQIAESLGVSLEESCTVHGVTFDAITNTLLIRVDKQFSRYQALCERLSQELGAHVVFQFMEATIELEKLRKELNGSFPYVHDVVVFQDRVILKVTGDFGRERINGKLSDVSKKIEALTGVKRPIEIEVVQPPMEIVEQPVVVVEEKPKKKRKTLKFHTPSNLPTESGKVKVEGIVFKTDLREGKKRILFVYITDKLDSLMCVLTNSNIDKFLATVQEQDRVLFDGTLKFDESGEPTLYVDEFEKLENHDRTDEAPQKRVELHAHSKFSDLDSVLDIEAYVKTAARWGWKAIALTDHGVVQGIPQFFEMCKNYGIKPIFGIEAYIVNDAEPIVLNGEDVDVQSSRYVVVDLETTGLHPMFNEIIEIGAVVIENGEIVQEFHRLIRPKEKLDSFTVQFTGITDEMLQDQPPIEEVLNEFLKFCENSVLVAHNANFDYRFLRYYVEKFCGVQWTLPVVDTLALAKRLVRLSSYNLEKLVSHFKIGAFKHHRALEDAKVTAKVFLELLKILKEKGMASFKKIESSHKEALVTQSKPFHATILVQNREGLKNLYKLVSNAHVKYFHSVPRIPKSELQTMRAGLLIGSACVAGELVQEILSGANEEEIEEVASFYDFIEIMPLDLLPTINDLGLSREKLKQVYRRLYEIGEKLKIPVVMTGDVHFLDPEDEKVRKVLMAPQSETIQEQPNACLRTTKEMMQAALEILEDETKAHNVAVRYPNQIADSIEFIVPLEKKLHTPKIEGAEEQIKNLTMRRAIEIYGDPLPEPVQKRIDKELNAIINHGYAVLYLIAKKMVDKSLSDGYVVGSRGSVGSSLVAHLLGITEVNPLPPHYYCRECHYIEFDESGRYGSGFDLPRKNCPRCGKPLERNGQDIPFETFMGFEGDKVPDIDLNFSGEYQDEAHRFVEELFGKNYVYRAGTINTIASRTAYGFVRAFEEKLGRKVRKAEMERLAAAITGVKRTTGQHPGGLMIIPKEFEVYDFTPVQYPANTKEAKVFTTHFDYESIHDDLVKIDALGHDDPTFIKILKDLTGINPMNVPMDDEKTLKIFSSLEPLGIKPQDLDNRTDVGTLGIPEFGTQFVRGMLTETRPKSFADLVRISGLSHGTDVWLNNARDWIEQGKATLSEVIACRDDIMNYLIKMGMNASRAFKIMENVRKGKGLSEEDEKLMRELGVPEWYIESCKRIKYLFPKAHAAAYVSMAFRIAYFKVHHPLAFYAAFFTLKGEEFDIDAALHGPELVRKKLAELSTLSEKDVRDKAAETTLEVMLEMFARGFSFLPPNINKSHAKLFLIEGKKLRIPFNKLPNLGDNAAESIVKARNDKPFSSLEDILKRTKLNKAHLDIFRKYVELEGLPEKEQISLF, from the coding sequence ATGAAAAGAGTGTTCGTTGAAAGCCCGAAAACTGACCTGAAACAGATCGCCGAATCGCTGGGAGTGAGTTTGGAGGAATCCTGTACAGTTCACGGCGTCACTTTCGACGCGATCACCAACACTCTGCTCATCAGGGTGGATAAGCAGTTCTCCCGCTACCAGGCGCTCTGTGAGAGACTCTCTCAGGAACTCGGTGCCCACGTTGTTTTTCAGTTCATGGAGGCCACTATAGAGCTCGAAAAACTCAGAAAAGAGCTGAACGGTAGCTTTCCGTACGTTCACGATGTTGTCGTTTTCCAAGATAGAGTGATACTGAAGGTGACCGGAGACTTCGGTAGAGAGAGGATCAACGGAAAACTGAGCGATGTCAGTAAGAAGATAGAAGCGCTCACGGGTGTGAAAAGGCCAATCGAGATAGAAGTCGTGCAACCCCCCATGGAGATCGTCGAACAACCTGTCGTCGTGGTTGAAGAAAAACCAAAGAAAAAACGAAAGACATTGAAATTTCACACCCCATCGAACTTACCGACCGAATCCGGCAAGGTCAAAGTCGAAGGAATCGTCTTCAAAACGGACCTGAGAGAGGGCAAGAAACGCATCCTCTTTGTGTACATAACGGACAAACTCGACTCTCTCATGTGCGTGTTGACGAACAGCAACATAGACAAGTTCCTCGCCACGGTGCAGGAGCAGGATCGCGTGCTTTTCGATGGAACGTTGAAGTTCGATGAGAGTGGAGAACCCACGCTCTACGTCGACGAGTTCGAAAAGCTTGAAAATCACGACAGAACAGACGAAGCTCCACAGAAAAGGGTTGAACTGCATGCGCACAGCAAGTTCAGCGATCTCGATAGCGTTCTCGACATAGAAGCCTACGTGAAGACCGCCGCCAGATGGGGCTGGAAAGCGATCGCGCTCACGGACCACGGCGTGGTGCAGGGCATACCACAGTTCTTCGAAATGTGCAAAAATTATGGAATAAAGCCCATCTTCGGCATCGAAGCGTACATCGTAAACGACGCGGAACCCATCGTACTGAACGGTGAGGACGTCGATGTCCAGTCGAGCCGATACGTGGTCGTGGATCTGGAAACCACGGGGCTCCATCCCATGTTCAACGAAATCATAGAGATCGGCGCTGTCGTCATCGAAAATGGAGAGATCGTTCAGGAATTTCACAGATTGATCAGGCCGAAGGAGAAGCTTGACAGTTTCACCGTTCAGTTCACTGGTATCACCGATGAGATGCTTCAGGATCAACCGCCGATCGAAGAGGTACTCAATGAGTTTTTGAAATTCTGCGAAAACAGCGTGCTCGTCGCCCACAACGCAAACTTCGATTACAGATTCCTCAGATACTACGTTGAAAAATTCTGCGGCGTCCAGTGGACCTTGCCGGTCGTGGATACGCTTGCGCTGGCGAAGAGGCTGGTTCGACTGTCGAGTTACAATTTGGAAAAACTCGTCTCTCACTTCAAAATAGGTGCATTCAAGCATCACAGGGCGCTCGAAGATGCGAAGGTCACCGCAAAGGTGTTCCTGGAGCTTTTGAAAATCTTGAAAGAAAAAGGTATGGCTAGCTTCAAAAAGATCGAATCTTCCCACAAGGAAGCGCTCGTCACTCAGTCCAAACCCTTCCACGCCACCATCCTTGTCCAGAACAGGGAAGGTTTGAAAAATCTCTACAAGCTTGTCTCCAATGCGCACGTGAAGTACTTCCACAGCGTGCCCCGCATACCGAAGAGCGAACTCCAGACGATGAGAGCAGGCCTTCTGATCGGAAGCGCGTGCGTGGCGGGTGAACTGGTGCAGGAGATCCTGTCCGGGGCGAACGAAGAAGAGATCGAGGAAGTCGCATCTTTCTACGATTTCATAGAGATCATGCCGCTGGACCTGCTGCCCACGATCAACGATCTGGGACTGTCGCGTGAAAAACTCAAGCAGGTCTACAGAAGACTCTACGAGATAGGAGAAAAACTCAAGATACCCGTTGTGATGACGGGCGATGTGCACTTTTTAGATCCGGAGGATGAAAAGGTCAGAAAAGTGCTCATGGCTCCCCAGAGCGAAACGATCCAGGAACAACCGAACGCATGCCTGAGAACCACCAAGGAAATGATGCAGGCCGCTCTGGAGATACTGGAGGATGAAACGAAGGCGCACAACGTGGCCGTCAGGTATCCAAACCAGATCGCAGACAGTATCGAATTCATCGTACCGCTCGAGAAGAAGCTTCACACTCCGAAGATCGAAGGTGCGGAGGAGCAGATCAAGAATCTGACGATGCGCAGAGCCATCGAAATCTACGGTGATCCGCTGCCTGAGCCGGTTCAGAAGCGAATCGACAAGGAGCTCAACGCGATCATAAACCACGGTTACGCAGTGCTCTATCTGATCGCGAAGAAGATGGTCGACAAGTCCCTCTCTGATGGTTACGTGGTGGGTTCCCGCGGTTCGGTCGGATCCTCGCTCGTTGCGCACCTGCTCGGTATAACGGAAGTCAACCCGCTGCCACCGCATTACTACTGCAGAGAATGTCATTACATAGAGTTCGACGAATCCGGACGCTACGGCTCTGGTTTTGATCTGCCGAGGAAGAACTGTCCGAGGTGCGGTAAGCCACTCGAGCGCAACGGTCAGGACATACCATTCGAAACCTTCATGGGTTTCGAGGGAGACAAGGTCCCGGACATAGACCTGAATTTCTCAGGAGAATACCAGGACGAAGCCCACAGGTTCGTCGAAGAACTGTTCGGGAAGAACTACGTCTACAGGGCGGGTACGATAAACACCATAGCGTCACGGACGGCTTACGGTTTCGTGAGAGCCTTCGAAGAGAAGCTTGGAAGAAAAGTGAGAAAGGCCGAGATGGAACGACTCGCGGCGGCGATCACGGGCGTGAAGAGGACCACGGGACAGCATCCCGGAGGTCTCATGATCATACCCAAAGAGTTCGAGGTGTACGATTTCACACCGGTGCAGTATCCTGCGAACACGAAGGAAGCCAAGGTGTTCACGACGCACTTCGACTACGAATCCATTCACGACGACCTTGTCAAGATAGACGCGCTCGGTCACGATGATCCAACCTTCATCAAGATCCTGAAAGACCTGACAGGTATAAACCCGATGAACGTACCCATGGACGATGAGAAAACGCTCAAGATCTTCTCGAGCCTCGAACCGCTGGGCATCAAACCCCAGGATCTGGACAACAGGACCGACGTGGGGACGCTGGGAATTCCCGAATTCGGAACGCAGTTCGTCAGGGGCATGCTCACAGAAACGAGACCGAAGAGCTTCGCTGACCTCGTTAGGATTTCCGGGCTCTCCCACGGTACGGACGTCTGGCTCAACAACGCTCGCGACTGGATAGAACAGGGCAAAGCCACGCTGTCCGAGGTCATCGCCTGCAGGGATGACATCATGAACTACCTCATCAAAATGGGTATGAACGCGTCCAGGGCTTTCAAAATCATGGAGAACGTGAGAAAGGGTAAGGGTCTGAGCGAGGAAGACGAAAAGCTCATGCGTGAACTGGGTGTACCCGAGTGGTACATAGAATCGTGCAAACGCATAAAGTACCTCTTCCCGAAGGCGCACGCCGCCGCCTACGTGAGCATGGCGTTCAGAATTGCCTACTTCAAGGTTCATCATCCTCTCGCCTTCTACGCGGCTTTCTTCACTCTGAAGGGAGAAGAGTTCGACATAGATGCGGCGTTGCATGGGCCAGAGCTGGTCAGGAAGAAGCTGGCAGAGCTCTCCACTCTGAGCGAAAAAGACGTGCGTGATAAGGCGGCAGAAACAACCCTCGAAGTCATGCTGGAAATGTTCGCGCGCGGCTTTTCTTTCCTGCCTCCGAACATAAACAAATCGCACGCGAAGCTTTTCCTCATAGAAGGAAAGAAACTCAGGATCCCCTTCAACAAACTCCCTAACCTTGGAGACAATGCCGCCGAATCGATAGTCAAAGCGAGGAACGATAAACCCTTCAGTTCCCTCGAAGACATCCTGAAGAGGACGAAGCTGAACAAGGCGCACCTGGACATCTTCAGAAAGTACGTCGAGCTCGAAGGCCTGCCGGAGAAGGAACAGATCAGCCTGTTCTGA
- the lepA gene encoding translation elongation factor 4, with the protein MKDTKFIRNICTIAHIDHGKTTFVDRILEITKTVDPRKMHEQFLDQMDIERERGITIKAQPVKVIYNYDGEDYEINIIDTPGHVDFSYEVSRSMAACEGAVLIVDASQGIEAQTVAHSYLAIENDLDIVPVLNKIDLPNANVEESLQQVVDLLGVSREEVLKMSAKTGEGVEQVLRAIIERVRPPEGDPNKPLKALIFDAKYDKYRGVIVYVRIFDGVLKKKDQILIMSTNRRYEVEEVGVFTPAMIPTDNLGPGEVGYVIAGIKEVSEAKVGDTITNALMPVAEPLPGYRDVKPMVYASVFPGLPEYYEELKKSLEKLKLNDWALTFEPTTSPALGFGFRCGFLGLLHMDVVRERLEREFEMSVIMTAPNVEYKVLLRNGQTLIVNDPAKFPDEELIEKVYEPYVRLSIITPTDYMGNIMTHLQNERRATLQHTENAGKNRIIMYFKAPLSEIITDFFDKLKAMSRGYASMDYEMLGFEESEIVKITVLVNREPVDALSTLVHKSKAYTVAKKLVEKLAELIPRHQFEIPIQAKAGGRIIARADIKALRKDVLAKCYGGDVTRKMKLLEKQKEGKKKLREIGQVSIPQEAFLAILKIGEEEK; encoded by the coding sequence TTGAAGGACACGAAGTTCATAAGGAACATCTGCACGATCGCCCACATAGACCATGGAAAGACCACTTTCGTCGACAGGATCCTAGAAATCACCAAGACCGTCGATCCACGAAAGATGCACGAACAGTTCCTCGACCAGATGGACATCGAGAGGGAGCGAGGGATCACGATAAAGGCTCAACCCGTCAAGGTGATCTACAACTACGATGGCGAAGATTACGAGATCAACATCATAGACACGCCAGGCCACGTCGACTTCTCCTATGAAGTGAGCAGGAGCATGGCCGCGTGCGAAGGGGCCGTGCTCATAGTGGATGCCTCGCAGGGAATAGAAGCGCAGACCGTGGCACACAGCTATCTGGCCATCGAGAACGATCTGGATATAGTGCCGGTGCTGAACAAAATAGACCTTCCGAACGCGAACGTTGAAGAAAGCCTGCAGCAGGTGGTGGACCTGCTCGGAGTTTCCAGGGAAGAAGTGCTCAAAATGAGTGCGAAAACCGGTGAAGGTGTCGAGCAGGTCCTCAGAGCGATCATCGAGAGGGTCAGACCACCGGAGGGAGACCCGAACAAACCCTTGAAGGCGCTGATCTTCGACGCGAAGTACGACAAGTACAGGGGAGTCATCGTGTACGTGAGGATCTTCGACGGCGTTCTGAAAAAGAAAGACCAGATACTGATCATGTCGACGAACCGGCGTTACGAAGTCGAGGAAGTGGGTGTCTTCACCCCAGCAATGATTCCGACAGACAATCTGGGACCCGGTGAGGTCGGTTACGTCATTGCAGGTATCAAAGAGGTTTCCGAAGCTAAGGTCGGTGACACGATAACGAATGCGCTGATGCCCGTAGCCGAGCCGTTGCCGGGCTATCGCGACGTGAAACCCATGGTCTACGCGAGCGTCTTTCCGGGTCTGCCCGAGTACTACGAGGAGCTGAAAAAATCACTCGAAAAGCTCAAACTGAACGACTGGGCTTTGACCTTCGAACCGACCACATCACCCGCGCTCGGTTTTGGATTCAGGTGTGGCTTTCTTGGGCTGCTGCACATGGACGTGGTGAGGGAACGACTCGAGCGCGAGTTCGAAATGAGCGTGATCATGACGGCCCCCAACGTGGAGTATAAGGTTCTGCTCAGAAACGGTCAGACGCTGATCGTCAACGATCCGGCGAAGTTTCCCGATGAAGAACTCATAGAGAAAGTCTATGAACCATACGTTCGACTCTCCATCATCACGCCCACCGATTACATGGGTAACATAATGACGCACCTGCAGAACGAGAGGAGGGCCACACTTCAGCACACCGAGAACGCCGGAAAGAACAGGATCATCATGTACTTCAAAGCTCCGCTTTCGGAGATCATCACAGACTTCTTCGACAAACTCAAGGCGATGAGCAGAGGTTACGCATCCATGGACTATGAGATGCTTGGTTTCGAAGAATCCGAAATCGTCAAGATCACAGTTTTGGTGAACAGAGAGCCCGTTGACGCCCTCTCGACGCTGGTCCACAAGAGCAAGGCCTACACGGTCGCGAAGAAACTCGTGGAGAAACTCGCGGAACTCATTCCGAGGCATCAGTTCGAAATACCGATCCAGGCCAAAGCGGGGGGACGCATCATCGCGAGGGCGGACATCAAAGCGCTCAGGAAGGACGTGCTCGCCAAGTGTTACGGCGGTGATGTGACTAGGAAGATGAAGCTCCTGGAGAAACAGAAGGAAGGAAAGAAGAAGCTCAGAGAGATCGGTCAGGTGAGCATCCCCCAGGAAGCGTTCCTCGCAATACTGAAAATAGGTGAGGAAGAAAAGTGA
- the rsmG gene encoding 16S rRNA (guanine(527)-N(7))-methyltransferase RsmG, producing MQREISKYCEKVVAILKAYGLELNEHKIELIARYLLALIEAPMNLSGIDDFEEAVHKHVADVLLPIEGVEGDLLDVGTGGGVLGVILSIVFPTRAVLVDSSKKKTAWLSRTVEALGLRNVEVMCVRVESLADRYRESFDYVTARAVATLRILLELCVPFCKVEGSLLFYKGPNWLEEVEQAKRAMELLKVRLEQNVDYELLSGEKRTLLKFKKLAPTEPIYPRSTKKILKRPL from the coding sequence ATGCAGCGGGAAATCTCGAAGTACTGCGAGAAGGTCGTAGCGATCCTGAAAGCATACGGGCTGGAACTGAACGAACACAAGATCGAGTTGATCGCACGTTACTTGCTCGCGCTGATCGAAGCACCGATGAATCTGTCCGGGATCGATGATTTTGAAGAAGCCGTGCACAAGCACGTTGCCGACGTTTTGTTGCCGATCGAAGGCGTCGAGGGCGATCTGCTCGACGTCGGAACCGGTGGAGGCGTGCTGGGTGTGATCCTATCGATAGTTTTTCCGACGAGGGCCGTCTTGGTCGATTCGTCGAAGAAGAAGACTGCCTGGCTTTCAAGAACTGTGGAAGCACTCGGCCTGAGAAACGTGGAAGTGATGTGTGTGAGGGTGGAAAGCCTCGCCGATCGGTACAGAGAAAGTTTCGACTACGTTACCGCACGCGCGGTGGCAACCTTACGGATTTTGCTCGAACTCTGCGTGCCGTTTTGCAAAGTGGAAGGTTCGTTGCTCTTTTACAAGGGTCCAAACTGGTTGGAAGAGGTGGAGCAGGCGAAGAGGGCGATGGAACTGTTGAAAGTCCGTCTGGAGCAAAACGTTGATTACGAACTTCTGAGCGGTGAAAAGAGAACGCTTTTGAAATTCAAAAAGCTCGCACCGACCGAGCCAATCTATCCGAGGAGTACGAAGAAGATTTTGAAACGTCCTCTGTGA